Proteins encoded together in one Canis lupus dingo isolate Sandy chromosome 34, ASM325472v2, whole genome shotgun sequence window:
- the TAS2R1 gene encoding taste receptor type 2 member 1 produces the protein MLEFYLIIHFLFTVMQFLIGVLANGIIVVVNGTELIKQRKMIPLALLLCCLAISRICLQLIIFFMNLGTLFLIEVPLLADNFVIFVFVNELGLWFATWLGVYYCAKIAPITHSFFFWLKIRISKWMPWLILGSMMYASVPSVFCSKQIWVYSQNVLSSLFSPNATQIKETSALQIAFLIRLLLPLLIFLGSTLLLIFSLGRHTWQMRNTATGPRDPSTGVHVSTILSVLSFLVLCLSHYMAAAMLSFQIFQLRSLVFLICLWVFGSYPSGHSMILILGNPKLKQNAKKLLLHGKCCQ, from the coding sequence atgttaGAGTTTTACCttattatccattttcttttcacaGTGATGCAATTTCTCATCGGGGTTTTAGCAAATGGCATCATTGTGGTGGTGAATGGCACTGAGTTGATCAAGCAGAGAAAGATGATTCCCTTGGCTCTCCTTCTTTGCTGTCTGGCGATTTCCAGGATTTGTCTACAATTGATCATCTTCTTCATGAATCTGGGTACTCTCTTCTTGATTGAAGTCCCCCTACTTGctgataattttgtaattttcgTGTTTGTAAATGAATTGGGACTTTGGTTCGCCACATGGCTTGGGGTTTACTACTGTGCCAAGATCGCCCCCATAACTCACTCATTCTTTTTCTGGTTGAAGATAAGGATATCCAAGTGGATGCCATGGCTGATCCTCGGGTCCATGATGTATGCATCCGTCCCTTCTGTTTTCTGCAGCAAACAGATATGGGTTTATTCCCAAAACGTTTTGTCCAGCCTTTTTTCCCCAAACGCAACTCAAATCAAAGAAACATCTGCTTTACAGATTGCCTTTCTTATTAGGTTATTATTGCCACTGCTTATCTTTCTCGGTTCCACCCTACTTTTGATATTTTCCCTGGGGAGACACACCTGGCAGATGAGAAACACAGCAACAGGCCCCAGGGACCCTAGCACAGGTGTCCACGTGAGCACGATCCTGTCCGTTCTATCCTTCCTggtcctctgcctctcccactacATGGCAGCTGCTATGCTCTCTTTTCAGATCTTTCAGCTCAGAAGCCTCGTCTTTCTGATCTGTCTCTGGGTGTTTGGGTCCTATCCTTCTGGACACTCTATGATCTTAATTTTAGGAAATCCTAAATtgaaacaaaatgcaaagaaGCTCCTCCTCCACGGGAAGTGCTGCCAGTGA